In Marivirga salinae, a single window of DNA contains:
- a CDS encoding T9SS type A sorting domain-containing protein: protein MNLTKIVFFKWVLSFCKKEFSANRQLNYIFLLVCVLFFSTNSGFSQFIIHVQDWEGVAGSGDWIRDEAPTNKWTRGTDTDGVYWGSKGTYISNDDTNFAYTIGTTSEAFAYKDIEFPAYTDGFYLHFYWKCVGDVGATTAYDYMRVFLVPTTTGLNETDLETAANGANGFEILGPGLQDRFVQQPSFVLENYPLTTTQNDLVENKTYRLVFLWKNDNEFSDGIPAAFDNVIISDGDASQPLSGTYQIGKNSIGTQRFDSIMHATALLNMNGVAGNVVFELTDEDYPIKTGDLPLRIKDFNANPNSTVSNAELLMQPVQDGSITPIISGSRANNAIIFIDQADNVTVNGDNGGTLSNDLIIENNSTSTPNGIYLGSEIATSSATNNIEINNVNINLSISDGIGLRVTSAADYSAGLFDNISISNNSFSGGRMAIYVNGNDGTANGSRLTIANNSINSTTNPIGLRGIEIFGTSTISISNNHIGNITSGLGGNVRGIRLGGNCSGATIEKNEIYNLSHTSDYGAHGISLATASTSANTVIKNNIIYNISGDGWNYTDTFIDNSSGIALQGTQSGISILNNSIYLKEGGSNIVAASASSYTACLAIETGSVVNVLKNNILINTLGGTNGTDPAGYSAIAYQGTFTNHFPDIDYNFYYTRVNSGSGAGESLATDFTSSASSLADLKILSANDQSSIGASSGDIATFNGPGFTFSAERLFDASNQGQGTFLKIDEAQQESWLLNAGGTHLPDVTEDFDGVARNTAITAVPPCMGAFEFTPAVEPVAAYQAGAITDAGTSEFYVANRKMLAITWNQNGGTLPSSLDVKYYPGNLPPDTDGYPVFNGYVQILAPDGSGFNYDIELAYEPALLAGIPATDIKLTKRSDAVNDWYAWPTTVNTTDRIFSVVNIDTEFSYFTGTNQENPLPVELLSFTAQTMSGRIELEWETATEKNNEHFDVEKKGVNNDWHTISTVAGAGNSNALIQYSISDFNPISGTQYYRLKQVDTDGKFEYSSVLRVDYGTNGQEVFPNPFMDKIFVKTNGEDLVERIELKNITGNAINISKEYLGQNKWKVNTHSLETGTYILYIYSGNQVEVRKVVKR, encoded by the coding sequence ATGAATCTTACTAAAATTGTATTTTTTAAATGGGTGCTAAGTTTTTGTAAAAAAGAATTTTCCGCAAATAGACAGTTGAACTATATTTTCTTATTAGTTTGTGTCCTGTTCTTTAGTACAAATAGTGGTTTTAGCCAATTTATAATACATGTTCAAGATTGGGAAGGTGTTGCTGGCAGTGGTGATTGGATACGTGATGAGGCCCCTACAAACAAATGGACAAGAGGAACAGATACAGATGGAGTATACTGGGGTTCTAAGGGCACTTATATTTCAAATGATGATACAAACTTTGCATATACAATTGGAACTACCTCAGAAGCCTTTGCCTATAAAGATATAGAGTTTCCTGCCTATACGGATGGTTTCTACCTCCACTTTTATTGGAAGTGTGTTGGTGATGTTGGCGCAACGACAGCTTATGATTATATGCGTGTGTTTCTGGTGCCAACAACTACTGGTTTAAATGAGACCGATTTAGAGACTGCAGCCAATGGTGCCAATGGCTTCGAAATTTTAGGGCCGGGCTTACAAGATCGCTTTGTGCAACAGCCTTCCTTTGTACTAGAAAATTATCCGCTGACTACAACTCAGAATGATTTAGTCGAAAACAAAACGTACAGACTAGTGTTTTTGTGGAAAAATGATAATGAATTTTCAGACGGGATTCCCGCTGCTTTTGATAATGTCATTATCTCCGATGGAGACGCCAGTCAACCATTATCCGGAACTTACCAGATAGGGAAAAATTCAATAGGAACACAAAGATTTGATAGCATTATGCATGCCACGGCTTTATTAAATATGAATGGAGTCGCTGGTAATGTGGTTTTTGAATTGACTGATGAAGACTACCCGATAAAAACAGGTGATCTACCCCTTCGAATAAAAGATTTTAATGCAAATCCTAATTCCACTGTTTCAAATGCTGAGTTGTTAATGCAACCAGTTCAGGATGGGAGCATAACTCCTATAATAAGTGGTAGTAGAGCAAATAATGCAATCATATTCATAGACCAGGCTGACAATGTAACAGTCAATGGCGATAATGGAGGTACATTATCGAATGATTTAATAATCGAGAATAACAGTACCTCCACACCAAACGGAATTTACCTGGGCTCAGAAATAGCTACTTCATCAGCCACAAATAATATAGAAATAAATAATGTTAATATCAATCTTAGCATCTCTGATGGCATAGGATTACGTGTAACTTCAGCAGCGGACTATTCTGCAGGATTATTTGATAATATTAGTATATCAAATAATAGTTTTTCTGGTGGACGGATGGCAATATATGTTAACGGCAATGACGGAACAGCCAATGGATCACGGCTTACCATTGCCAATAATTCAATAAATAGTACCACCAATCCCATAGGCCTACGTGGCATTGAAATCTTCGGAACCTCTACTATCAGTATTTCCAATAATCACATTGGCAATATCACTTCAGGGCTAGGGGGCAACGTAAGGGGTATTCGCCTGGGAGGCAATTGTTCTGGAGCTACAATTGAAAAGAATGAGATTTATAATTTGTCGCACACATCTGACTACGGGGCACACGGTATTTCTTTGGCAACCGCTTCTACGTCTGCTAATACTGTAATTAAGAATAATATAATTTACAATATTTCTGGGGATGGCTGGAATTACACGGATACTTTTATTGATAACTCATCAGGGATTGCACTGCAAGGAACACAGTCAGGCATCTCTATTCTTAATAACTCCATATATTTAAAAGAAGGCGGCAGTAATATAGTTGCTGCAAGCGCAAGTTCTTATACAGCCTGCCTTGCTATTGAAACAGGCAGTGTGGTTAACGTTTTAAAGAATAATATCTTAATTAACACGCTGGGAGGGACTAATGGAACGGATCCTGCAGGATATTCTGCTATCGCCTATCAGGGGACATTTACTAATCATTTCCCTGATATTGATTATAACTTTTACTACACCAGAGTGAACAGTGGATCGGGTGCAGGAGAGTCTCTGGCCACCGACTTTACAAGTTCTGCTTCTTCATTAGCTGACTTAAAAATCCTGAGTGCAAATGACCAGAGTTCAATAGGAGCCTCTAGTGGTGATATTGCAACATTTAATGGGCCCGGATTTACATTTTCAGCTGAAAGATTGTTTGATGCATCAAATCAAGGACAAGGGACTTTTTTAAAGATAGATGAAGCTCAGCAAGAGTCATGGTTGCTCAATGCCGGTGGAACTCATTTGCCGGATGTTACAGAAGATTTTGACGGAGTAGCAAGAAATACCGCTATCACAGCCGTGCCTCCATGCATGGGCGCCTTCGAATTTACCCCTGCTGTGGAACCTGTGGCAGCATATCAGGCTGGTGCTATTACAGATGCCGGAACTTCTGAATTTTATGTGGCAAACCGAAAAATGTTAGCTATTACATGGAATCAAAATGGCGGGACTCTTCCTAGCAGTCTTGACGTAAAATATTATCCTGGCAACTTACCACCGGATACTGATGGATATCCTGTTTTTAATGGATATGTTCAAATTCTTGCACCTGACGGAAGTGGATTTAACTACGATATTGAATTAGCCTACGAACCAGCTCTGCTAGCTGGAATTCCTGCAACTGATATTAAGCTGACAAAAAGATCGGATGCTGTAAATGACTGGTATGCCTGGCCTACTACTGTAAACACAACGGACAGAATCTTTTCGGTGGTGAATATAGATACTGAGTTTAGTTATTTTACCGGTACCAACCAGGAAAATCCACTGCCAGTGGAACTGCTTTCATTTACAGCGCAGACAATGAGTGGAAGAATTGAGTTAGAATGGGAAACAGCCACAGAGAAAAATAACGAGCATTTTGATGTTGAGAAAAAAGGCGTTAATAATGATTGGCACACTATATCAACTGTAGCAGGTGCGGGAAATTCAAATGCATTAATTCAATATTCCATTTCAGATTTTAATCCAATTTCAGGAACGCAATATTACCGACTCAAACAAGTAGATACAGATGGTAAGTTTGAATACTCTTCTGTTTTAAGGGTTGATTATGGAACCAATGGACAGGAAGTTTTCCCTAATCCTTTTATGGACAAAATCTTTGTTAAAACTAATGGAGAAGATTTAGTGGAAAGAATTGAACTGAAAAATATTACGGGTAATGCCATCAATATTTCAAAAGAATATTTAGGTCAAAACAAATGGAAAGTCAATACACATTCTCTAGAAACAGGGACTTATATCCTTTACATATACTCAGGTAATCAAGTGGAAGTACGGAAGGTAGTGAAGCGTTAA
- a CDS encoding SgcJ/EcaC family oxidoreductase — MTDFTTLNIPEPQEIPNTFIKAWNLKDPKMLASIFDEDAEFINVTGLWWHNRESIFEAHDYGLKVIFKDSELSLRKSKVKYLSETIAVVNARVHLEGQTSINGKKAQARNTIFTFVVHKNDYGNWSCASAQNTDIVPGKETHIIDEEGNMDAVDYRSS; from the coding sequence ATGACTGATTTTACCACTTTAAATATCCCAGAACCTCAGGAAATTCCTAACACTTTTATAAAAGCATGGAATCTCAAAGACCCCAAAATGCTGGCCTCCATTTTTGATGAAGATGCAGAATTCATCAATGTTACGGGCTTGTGGTGGCATAATAGAGAATCAATATTTGAAGCCCATGATTATGGTTTAAAAGTTATCTTTAAAGATTCAGAATTGTCTTTAAGGAAAAGCAAAGTCAAATACCTATCAGAAACTATTGCGGTCGTCAATGCACGAGTTCATTTGGAAGGGCAAACTTCCATCAATGGAAAAAAGGCACAAGCAAGAAATACCATCTTTACTTTTGTGGTACATAAAAATGATTACGGAAACTGGAGCTGTGCCTCAGCTCAGAATACCGATATAGTTCCTGGAAAAGAAACTCATATAATTGATGAAGAAGGAAATATGGATGCGGTGGATTACAGGAGCTCATGA
- a CDS encoding SH3 domain-containing protein, giving the protein MKNYYYTLACAIMAFGLISCSGNENKETTEQTTAKEEAPKKVDAVSIWDGISVRKEPSSDGKWISSISLGEKVLMTGKTAVDSSEDNREYVEIKLGDDKQGWVVSGFVVEGTAVAAVREAQIFKRPDLLTKTDKSFNPMDVLALIDTKDEWVEVKGKRQGDKWFSSGWVKRTDLSDNEVDIAVAVYAQKALAIEEEEKRIEAIQEILENESFTSSQFMVDLKDELNDLNSDEEELMAEPTEEMDSVEMEEEVAETEEVMSE; this is encoded by the coding sequence ATGAAGAACTATTATTACACTTTAGCCTGTGCAATTATGGCTTTCGGCTTAATCTCTTGCTCAGGAAATGAAAATAAAGAAACAACTGAGCAAACTACAGCCAAGGAAGAAGCTCCAAAAAAAGTTGATGCTGTATCTATTTGGGATGGTATTTCTGTCCGAAAAGAACCTTCATCAGATGGAAAATGGATATCATCTATAAGTTTAGGAGAGAAAGTATTGATGACGGGAAAAACCGCTGTTGATTCTTCAGAGGATAACAGAGAATATGTTGAAATTAAATTAGGAGATGATAAGCAAGGTTGGGTTGTGAGTGGTTTTGTAGTAGAGGGAACTGCAGTTGCAGCCGTGAGAGAAGCTCAGATTTTTAAGCGTCCTGATTTATTAACTAAAACGGACAAAAGCTTCAACCCTATGGATGTATTAGCTTTAATAGATACTAAAGACGAATGGGTTGAAGTAAAAGGAAAAAGACAAGGTGACAAGTGGTTTTCTTCTGGATGGGTAAAGCGAACTGACTTATCTGATAATGAAGTGGATATTGCAGTTGCTGTTTATGCTCAAAAAGCATTGGCTATTGAAGAAGAGGAAAAGCGTATTGAAGCAATACAAGAAATCTTGGAAAATGAATCATTCACCTCATCTCAGTTTATGGTGGATTTAAAAGATGAACTGAATGACCTAAATAGTGATGAAGAGGAATTGATGGCTGAGCCAACGGAAGAAATGGACAGTGTGGAAATGGAAGAAGAAGTTGCTGAAACAGAAGAAGTAATGAGTGAGTAA
- a CDS encoding extracellular catalytic domain type 1 short-chain-length polyhydroxyalkanoate depolymerase, whose product MKNYLLMMLLLIMFSIICNAQETITGTIIHDNEEREYIMYIPASYDPTIASPLVLCFHGYTSSANTIMSYSGFNQIADTANFIVVYPQGTLLNGNTHWNVGGWTLNSTADDVGFTNALLDSISAEYTIDSSKVYSTGMSNGGFMSFLLACQLSERIAAVASVTGSMTPEIFNDCDPQHPTPVLQIHGNADGTVPYSGASWTKSIKQVVEYWVDFNNTTASADTTDIDDINTNDGSKVEKIMFTQGDSCSSVVHYKVKGGDHTWPGAWGNMDIKASAIVWDFISQFDINGKSECETEEDADDNEEDDDTGSIPTGTADKVFYNLKIYPNPSNSFITVERKDNASISYQITTVSGKQVLKGELKAEDKGIDLSDLEADVYVLRIGDRSVKIIKED is encoded by the coding sequence ATGAAAAATTATCTATTAATGATGCTATTACTTATTATGTTTTCCATAATTTGTAATGCTCAGGAAACAATCACTGGCACCATTATTCATGACAACGAGGAAAGGGAGTACATCATGTATATACCAGCTTCTTATGATCCGACTATTGCTTCACCCTTAGTTTTATGCTTTCATGGTTATACCAGCTCTGCCAATACTATAATGTCATACTCTGGTTTTAATCAAATTGCCGATACTGCCAATTTTATTGTTGTTTATCCACAAGGGACCTTGTTAAATGGAAATACCCATTGGAATGTAGGAGGTTGGACCTTAAACAGTACAGCTGATGACGTAGGATTTACTAATGCATTACTTGATTCGATTTCTGCAGAATACACCATAGATAGCTCTAAAGTGTACAGTACTGGAATGTCAAATGGTGGGTTTATGAGTTTTCTATTGGCATGCCAGTTAAGTGAAAGGATAGCGGCAGTAGCTTCGGTTACAGGCTCTATGACTCCTGAAATTTTTAACGATTGTGATCCCCAGCATCCTACTCCTGTATTGCAAATACACGGCAACGCAGATGGTACTGTGCCTTATTCAGGTGCAAGCTGGACAAAATCTATTAAACAGGTAGTGGAATATTGGGTGGATTTTAATAACACCACTGCATCTGCTGATACCACAGACATTGATGATATCAATACAAACGATGGAAGTAAAGTTGAAAAAATAATGTTCACTCAAGGTGATAGTTGCAGCTCGGTTGTTCATTATAAAGTGAAAGGTGGAGATCATACCTGGCCGGGTGCATGGGGCAATATGGATATAAAAGCCAGTGCTATAGTATGGGATTTTATTTCTCAATTCGATATAAATGGAAAATCGGAATGTGAAACGGAAGAAGATGCAGACGATAATGAAGAAGATGATGATACTGGCTCAATCCCAACTGGCACAGCTGATAAAGTCTTTTATAACCTTAAAATTTATCCGAATCCAAGTAATTCATTTATTACAGTTGAAAGAAAGGATAATGCATCTATAAGCTATCAGATAACAACTGTTTCTGGTAAGCAGGTATTAAAGGGTGAATTAAAAGCGGAAGATAAAGGCATTGATTTATCTGATCTTGAAGCTGATGTTTATGTATTGAGGATTGGAGATCGATCAGTAAAAATCATAAAAGAAGATTAA
- the infB gene encoding translation initiation factor IF-2, translating into MSEEKMMRLNLAARKLNVGISTITDFLGKKGYEVDSKPNSKITEEQFGMLAKEFASSAQEKEEASSLSIGKKHNSNVVIDSDGDSNDSDDEEKVLIKNAGEGKEKSAQSEQKPEDKPAAKKEEPKEDVYKSESPKLSGPKVLGKIDLDEHKKGKKQETPKPAEEPKKEEGPVAEKKQPEEAPKGKVEAKEEKKEEPKKEESKKEEPKKEEKKPEEKKEETAPKAEKPKEEEKKEEQPKADTPKVKEEAPKEDKKAEDKPTEKLPLTQEKAQDSTISAKADSLKGLTVLGKIDLPKEKERKGKKGVKPVASSDDKKEARRGKRPRKRIAPNKPQDSKPGGGAGGPGQNRGPGSGQQGQNRGGGSDRNRGRRGRVEKAEPTEKEIQEQIKQTMARLSGKSPGASGNRSKYRKEKRQTQADKREGDIQQQEQESKLLKTTEFISANDLASLMDVSVNDVIAKCMNLGIFASINQRLDAETITIIADEFGYDVKFTEADDETEVFEEEDNPEDLKDRAPIVTIMGHVDHGKTSLLDFIRESKVTAGEAGGITQHIGAYDVMTESGKKVAFLDTPGHEAFTAMRARGAKITDVAIIVVAADDAVMPQTKEAINHAQVAGVPMVIAINKVDKPNANVEKIKEQLANINILVEDWGGKYQCQEVSAKTGQGIEDLLEKVLLEAEVLELKANANKSAVGTVVEAELDKGRGYLTTIMIQAGTLKIGDVVLAGAHYGKVKAMFDHKGQKVKEAGPSTPVLMLGLDGAPQAGDRFNVMETDREARDIANKREQIQREQSMRTKKHITLDEIGRRLAIGSFKELNVIVKGDVDGSIEALSDSLLKLSTEEIQVNIIHKAVGQISESDVLLASASDAIILGFQVRPSQNARKIADNEEIEIRLYSIIYDAINELKDAMEGMLAPTKEEFITGNIEVREIFKISKIGTVAGCMVTDGYVKRNNKIRLIRDGIVKYEGEIDQLKRFKDDVQEVKKGYECGISIKGYNDIVEGDVIEGFEEREVKRTLK; encoded by the coding sequence GGATATGAGGTGGATAGCAAGCCAAACTCAAAAATTACTGAAGAGCAATTTGGAATGCTCGCAAAAGAGTTTGCCTCCTCTGCACAAGAGAAAGAGGAAGCATCCAGTTTGTCCATTGGTAAAAAACATAATAGCAATGTAGTTATCGATTCAGACGGGGATAGCAATGATAGTGATGACGAAGAAAAAGTCTTGATTAAAAATGCAGGTGAGGGCAAAGAAAAAAGTGCTCAATCAGAACAAAAACCTGAAGATAAACCAGCTGCTAAAAAAGAAGAGCCTAAAGAGGATGTCTATAAATCTGAAAGTCCTAAATTATCGGGGCCTAAAGTTTTAGGCAAAATTGATTTAGACGAACATAAAAAAGGTAAGAAGCAGGAAACTCCAAAACCTGCAGAGGAACCTAAAAAGGAGGAAGGACCTGTTGCAGAAAAGAAGCAACCTGAAGAAGCTCCAAAAGGAAAAGTAGAAGCGAAAGAGGAGAAAAAAGAAGAGCCTAAGAAAGAGGAGTCCAAAAAAGAAGAGCCAAAAAAGGAGGAGAAAAAGCCAGAAGAGAAAAAGGAAGAAACAGCTCCTAAAGCTGAAAAGCCAAAAGAAGAAGAGAAAAAAGAAGAACAGCCAAAAGCTGATACTCCGAAAGTTAAAGAGGAAGCTCCGAAAGAGGATAAAAAAGCGGAGGATAAACCAACCGAAAAACTTCCATTAACTCAAGAAAAGGCACAAGATTCAACTATTTCTGCTAAGGCAGATTCATTGAAAGGCCTTACTGTATTAGGTAAAATAGATTTACCTAAAGAGAAGGAAAGAAAAGGTAAAAAAGGTGTTAAACCAGTAGCTTCTTCAGATGATAAGAAAGAAGCAAGAAGAGGAAAACGACCAAGAAAGAGAATTGCCCCTAATAAACCACAGGATTCTAAACCAGGTGGTGGAGCTGGCGGCCCAGGTCAAAACAGAGGACCAGGTTCAGGTCAGCAAGGACAAAATAGAGGTGGCGGAAGCGATAGAAACAGAGGCAGAAGAGGTAGAGTAGAAAAAGCGGAGCCTACAGAAAAAGAAATTCAAGAACAAATTAAGCAAACCATGGCTCGCTTGAGTGGTAAATCACCAGGAGCTAGTGGTAATCGTTCAAAATATAGAAAAGAAAAACGTCAAACTCAAGCTGATAAAAGAGAGGGAGACATACAACAACAAGAACAAGAATCTAAACTTCTTAAAACAACTGAATTTATATCAGCTAATGACTTAGCATCTTTAATGGATGTGAGCGTAAATGATGTCATCGCTAAATGTATGAATTTAGGAATATTTGCATCCATCAACCAAAGATTAGATGCAGAGACCATCACTATCATTGCTGATGAATTCGGTTATGATGTGAAATTTACTGAAGCAGACGATGAAACAGAGGTTTTTGAAGAGGAAGATAACCCAGAAGACTTGAAGGACAGAGCTCCGATTGTTACTATTATGGGACACGTTGATCATGGTAAAACTTCATTACTAGATTTTATTCGTGAATCTAAAGTAACAGCAGGTGAAGCCGGTGGTATTACTCAGCATATTGGTGCTTATGATGTGATGACTGAGTCAGGCAAGAAAGTTGCTTTCTTGGATACTCCAGGTCACGAGGCTTTTACAGCCATGCGTGCTAGGGGTGCTAAAATAACAGATGTTGCCATCATTGTTGTAGCAGCTGATGATGCGGTTATGCCTCAAACAAAAGAAGCTATTAATCATGCACAAGTAGCTGGCGTGCCTATGGTGATTGCCATTAACAAAGTGGATAAGCCAAATGCTAACGTTGAAAAAATTAAAGAACAATTAGCCAATATCAACATTTTGGTTGAGGATTGGGGAGGTAAATATCAGTGCCAAGAAGTATCTGCAAAAACAGGTCAAGGTATTGAAGACTTATTAGAAAAAGTATTGCTTGAAGCAGAAGTATTAGAGCTCAAAGCAAATGCGAATAAATCAGCAGTAGGAACTGTGGTCGAAGCAGAATTGGATAAAGGTAGAGGTTATTTAACTACTATCATGATTCAGGCAGGTACATTAAAAATAGGAGATGTAGTCTTAGCTGGCGCTCATTACGGTAAAGTAAAGGCTATGTTTGACCATAAAGGACAAAAGGTGAAAGAAGCTGGCCCGTCTACTCCGGTTCTAATGTTAGGTTTGGATGGAGCACCGCAAGCTGGTGACCGTTTCAACGTGATGGAAACAGACCGTGAAGCAAGGGATATTGCTAATAAGCGTGAGCAAATTCAGAGAGAGCAAAGTATGCGAACTAAAAAGCATATTACACTTGATGAAATTGGACGTAGATTGGCTATTGGTTCATTTAAGGAGCTGAATGTAATTGTTAAAGGTGATGTTGACGGTTCTATTGAAGCACTTTCTGATTCATTATTGAAATTATCAACTGAAGAAATTCAGGTTAATATAATCCATAAAGCGGTAGGACAGATTTCAGAATCTGATGTATTGCTAGCATCAGCATCGGATGCCATTATTTTAGGTTTCCAAGTTAGACCTTCTCAAAATGCTAGAAAAATAGCTGATAATGAAGAAATCGAAATTCGATTATATTCTATTATTTATGATGCTATCAATGAGTTGAAAGATGCCATGGAGGGTATGTTAGCACCGACTAAAGAAGAGTTTATTACTGGTAATATTGAGGTTAGAGAGATATTCAAAATCTCTAAAATTGGTACTGTAGCAGGTTGTATGGTGACTGACGGATATGTGAAAAGAAACAATAAAATCAGGTTGATTAGAGATGGAATTGTGAAGTATGAAGGAGAAATTGATCAATTGAAACGTTTCAAAGATGATGTACAGGAAGTGAAGAAAGGCTATGAATGTGGTATCAGTATCAAAGGCTACAATGACATTGTCGAAGGTGATGTTATTGAAGGATTTGAAGAAAGAGAAGTAAAAAGAACTTTGAAGTAA